The Podospora pseudocomata strain CBS 415.72m chromosome 3, whole genome shotgun sequence genome window below encodes:
- the SPO22 gene encoding sporulation-specific protein 22 (EggNog:ENOG503NXWF; COG:S) has translation MPPLRSTISSHDRRLPSKPLPPTRGVSATGVGTGVRPRLSPPPFSSPPPRSLVPPRRPTGQTHMLTTEAPAPTQSKTERRITPCVEFANRLLNLLSVPNDIPAAEELTEEITEHIDKLHLLCQRPQPSSSAQHHQQQHSPEEIDIDGVGVKLWNLCTRLWRDCNDPINPPEAPNTRLRKLALYGKALGFWLVVFARSARNKRKRRSDLVDVIKLGLKITRDLVGTKETKLSGNALQIVADHKTHLQDLGREGWMEEEVSEVNCLEVEYFIWRTALAWVEGRLDVAEHMYSSAERLRGFLTRDYTERLADVLYEIGKSLSGKEDYKIAVKWLERANEVVNSVGVEQLTREGVELRLAILQALITALLGTGTEENYGKAKNYVDFVEVEMGNKMVVCLLKLEVMYKTPNAEVFDEEGYADVLRHMIRNFDGKKGMGSGAEFKLVVHHVRRLHDKAPGAGCAVMDDFILVLRTLGGTGGQEFMEKALVTRMWMMTQQRDSMETVRRLGELFGNVARAVSAEAAVAAQALLWKKLELSYTQGEYALAEAWCQLALAPIFEKGGPGNNAKLESMETATRVINDMSATSWKEPMTAYLAFKVAIRTEDRVLAGKCLETISQIPEHVDFLGACIAESQKAGDVICAIAALKKLQDRYEYKEPNPIHLPALFRCTIRLLNMLVDRADAGENGVVEDLCDMFDAVVVALEKQKKENPRRKLFTVDELEWFSRNSYNLALKNTTTWDLRYIVRMLTSCVHITGHFPPDMGGSQLVEMGLKMLFSQFIISSALVSQARAEDNVTKQLEYYTAMREHVLAFDTDLPELLPRLDEHSRDDMLRKHATLLTFDFEAAVVLEAWDDLGGIVQRAVGCKSVTAFQAMADSLLRARAPGQVLYSTMRKLVNEIWALEAFDAVKLAKYTRCLFQATLPVDDGLAMRLLEEACGKARELRESEAGWPEEELEWMAATAFNHGIDCFAAGERERARGWGEGAVKLAGFCRDGGGLEGVLRGKLGRLDLG, from the exons ATGCCGCCCCTTCGATCGACCATCTCCAGCCACGATAGGAGGCTCCCTTCTAAACCACTCCCGCCGACCAGGGGGGTCTCAGCGACAGGAGTAGGGACTGGTGTCCGCCCGAGGCTGTCACCTCCGCCCTTCtcgtcacctcctcctcgatcgCTTGTacctcctcgacggccgACAGGACAAACGCACATGCTAACGACAGAAGCACCCGCTCCTACCCAGTCCAAGACCGAGAGGCGGATTACCCCCTGTGTCGAGTTTGCCAACAGACTGTTGAACCTGCTGTCTGTGCCGAATGATATACCTGCCGCGGAAGAGCTTACTGAGGAGATTACTGAACATATTGACAAGCTTCATTTGCTTTGCCAACGGCCtcagccctcctcctctgcgcagcatcatcagcagcagcactcGCCCGAAGAAATTGAcattgatggtgttggtgtcaaGTTGTGGAATTTATGCACGAGATTATGGCGGGACTGCAACGACCCGATCAACCCACCTGAGGCCCCCAATACTCGGCTGAGGAAACTTGCGCTCTATGGCAAGGCGCTGGGgttttggctggtggtgtttgccCGCTCGGCCAGgaacaagaggaagaggaggagtgaTCTGGTGGATGTGATCAAACTCGGTTTGAAGATAACAAGGGACTTGGTGGGAACGAAGGAGACGAAACTGTCGGGGAATGCGCTGCAGATTGTGGCCGATCACAAAACTCATTTGCAAGATTTGGGACGGGAAGGCTggatggaggaagaggttagTGAGGTGAATTGTTTGGAGGTGGAGTACTTCATCTGGAGGACGGCGCTGgcgtgggtggaggggaggttggatgtTGCCGAGCATATGTACAGCAGTGCTGAGCGCCTGAGGGGGTTTCTCACGAGGGATTATACCGAGAGGTTGGCGGATGTGCTGTATGAGATTGGGAAGAGTCTGAGCGGGAAGGAGGACTATAAGATCGCAGTCAagtggttggagagggcgaaTGAGGTGGTGAATAGTGTGGGTGTTGAGCAGCTtacgagggagggggtggagctGAGGTTGGCGATTTTGCAGGCGTTGATTACTGCGTTGCTGGGGACGGGAACGGAGGAGAATTATGGGAAGGCGAAGAATTATGTTGATtttgtggaggtggagatggggaataagatggtggtttgtttgttgaagttggaggTGATGTATAAGACGCCTAATGcggaggtgtttgatgaggaggggtatGCGGATGTGTTGAGGCATATGATTAGGAACTttgatgggaagaaggggatggggTCGGGGGCGGAGTTCAAGTTGGTTGTGCATCATGTGAGGAGGTTGCATGATAAGGCTCCTGGGGCGGGGTGTGCGGTGATGGATGATTTTattttggtgttgaggacaTTGGGGGGAACTGGTGGGCAAGAGTTTATGGAGAAGGCGTTGGTGacgaggatgtggatgatgacgCAGCAGAGGGATTCGATGGagacggtgaggaggttgggcgAGTTGTTTGGGAATGTTGCGAGGGCTGTGAGCGCTGAGGCGGCGGTTGCTGCGCAGGCG CTGTTGTGGAAGAAGTTGGAGTTGTCGTATACTCAGGGGGAATACGCGCTTGCCGAGGCTTGGTGTCAGTTGGCGTTGGCGCCCATCTTTGAGAAGGGCGGTCCTGGGAATAACGCAAAGCTGGAAAG CATGGAAACGGCAACAAGAGTCATCAACGACATGTCGGCTACGAGCTGGAAGGAGCCCATGACCGCATATCTTGCCTTCAAAGTCGCCATACGGACTGAAGACCGAGTATTGGCTGGAAAATGTCTCGAAACTATCAGTCAGATACCTGAACATGTCGACTTTCTGGGGGCTTGTATTGCAGAGTCCCAGAAGGCTGGGGACGTCATCTGTGCTATTGCCGCTCTCAAGAAGCTGCAGGATCGATATGAGTACAAGGAGCCGAATCCGATACATTTGCCGGCGTTGTTCAGGTGTACCATTCGACTATTGAACATGCTCGTTGATAGGGCAGACGCTGGTGAAAacggggttgttgaagaccTTTGCGATATGTTTGATGCTG TCGTTGTCGCCCTCGAAAAGCAGAAGAAAGAGAATCCAAGACGTAAGCTGTTTACGGTTGACGAACTCGAGTGGTTCAGCCGCAACTCTTATAACCTCGCTCTGAAGAACACAACAACGTGGGACCTACGGTACATAGTCAGAATGCTCACCTCTTGCGTTCATATCACCGGCCACTTTCCGCCTGACATGGGAGGGTCTCAGCTTGTTGAGATGGGTTTGAAGATGCTCTTTTCCCAGTTCATCATTTCCTCGGCGTTGGTCTCCCAAGCAAGGGCGGAAGACAATGTCACGAAGCAACTAGAATATTACACCGCCATGCGAGAACATGTTTTGGCATTCGATACCGACCTTCCAGAGCTTTTGCCACGGCTAGACGAACACTCGAGGGATGACATGCTAAGGAAACACGCCACGCTGCTGACGTTTGACTTTGAAGCCGCGGTAGTGCTGGAAGCGTGGGATGATTTGGGTGGGATTGTGCAAAGAGCAGTCGGCTGCAAAAGTGTGACGGCTTTTCAGGCTATGGCGGATAGTTTGCTCCGAGCGAGAGCTCCAGGACAAG TTCTGTACTCAACCATGCGAAAACTTGTCAATGAGATTTGGGCGCTCGAGGCGTTTGACGCGGTGAAATTGGCAAAGTATACGAGGTGTTTGTTCCAGGCTACGTTGCCGGTGGATGAcgggttggcgatgaggCTGCTGGAAGAGGCGTGcgggaaggcgagggagttAAGGGAGAGCGAGGCTGGctggccggaggaggagctggagtgGATGGCTGCTACGGCGTTTAATCACGGGATTGATTGTTTCGCtgctggggagagggagagggcgagggggtggggggagggggcggtgaaGCTGGCGGGGTTTTGtagggatgggggtggtttggagggggttttgagggggaagttggggaggttggattTGGGCTAG